A window of the Synchiropus splendidus isolate RoL2022-P1 chromosome 6, RoL_Sspl_1.0, whole genome shotgun sequence genome harbors these coding sequences:
- the LOC128760580 gene encoding retinol dehydrogenase 10-B-like: MIVVVDLLLMLIDFTCSILSAVLQTFLRPRLKSVDGELCLITGAGGALGRLFALEFAKEGARLVLWDCDTRANETTAQQARDLGVQVHAFTVDLTRRESIYQAAERVRSEVGEVTILVNNAGVVAGRRLLDCPDELLERTLLVNCHALFWMTKAFLPHMKTRNHGHIVTVASALGLFSTACVEDYCASKFGAVGFHESLTHELLAENLDGIKTTLVCPYIVDTGMFAGCEIRKELRSLIPPLEPLYTVQQSMRAILAEQQMICIPRLMYIPFVTRALLPWDANVATYRFMGGDKCMLPFIKNVEQKTSNGHVQSS, translated from the exons ATGATCGTCGTCGTGGACCTGCTGCTGATGCTCATCGACTTCACCTGCTCCATCCTGAGCGCCGTGCTGCAGACCTTCCTGCGGCCGCGGCTCAAGAGCGTGGACGGCGAGCTGTGCCTGATCACGGGGGCCGGGGGCGCGCTGGGCCGCCTCTTTGCCTTGGAGTTCGCCAAGGAGGGCGCGCGTCTGGTCCTGTGGGACTGCGACACCCGCGCCAATGAGACCACCGCCCAGCAGGCGCGCGACCTCGGGGTCCAGGTGCACGCCTTCACGGTGGACCTGACGCGCCGGGAGAGCATCTACCAGGCGGCGGAGAGAGTGAGGTCGGAGGTCGGCGAGGTCACCATCCTGGTCAACAACGCCGGAGTGGTGGCGGGCAGGAGGCTGCTGGACTGTCCCGACGAGCTCCTGGAAAGGACCCTGCTGGTCAACTGCCACGCGCTTTTCTGG ATGACGAAGGCCTTCCTGCCTCACATGAAGACCAGGAACCACGGCCACATCGTGACGGTGGCGAGCGCGCTGGGTCTCTTCAGCACCGCCTGCGTGGAG GATTACTGCGCCAGTAAGTTCGGAGCCGTCGGCTTCCACGAGTCACTGACGCACGAGCTGCTGGCGGAAAACCTGGACGGCATCAAGACCACCTTGGTGTGTCCGTACATCGTGGACACCGGGATGTTCGCCGGCTGCGAGATCAG GAAGGAGCTCCGGAGTTTGATCCCGCCCCTTGAGCCGCTGTACACGGTCCAGCAGTCCATGAGAGCCATTCTAGCGGAGCAGCAGATGATCTGCATCCCCCGGCTCATGTACATTCCTTTCGTGACGCGAGC GCTCCTGCCGTGGGACGCCAACGTGGCCACCTATCGCTTCATGGGCGGAGACAAGTGCATGCTGCCCTTCATCAAGAACGTGGAACAGAAAACCTCCAACGGACACGTCCAGTCGTCCTGA